Proteins co-encoded in one Synechococcus elongatus PCC 6301 genomic window:
- a CDS encoding potassium-transporting ATPase subunit F codes for MTLHLDQPLTLWLAVVSSSSAGPKVALLTGICALSAYLFYVMFYPEKF; via the coding sequence ATGACCCTCCATCTGGATCAGCCCCTCACCCTCTGGCTGGCTGTCGTAAGTTCTAGCTCAGCTGGCCCCAAGGTCGCCCTGCTGACCGGCATCTGTGCCCTCTCGGCCTACCTGTTCTACGTGATGTTCTATCCCGAGAAGTTCTAG